The region TCCTCCTACTGAGTTAGCTCTATTAGAACTCACAAATCCCTTGCGTGTCTTGTTATCTACATAAAATCCGAAGTCATCTGTACTACTGTTTATAGGCGTTCCCATATTAGTAACCTGTCCAATACTACCATCTACATTGATCTTCGCTACAAACACGTCTAATCCTCCTAATCCTGGATGTCCATCTGAACTGAAGAACAAGAAGTGGTCTTTAGAAATAAATGGAAAAGTCTCTCTTCCTGATGTGTTAACTTTCTTTCCTACATTTTCTACATTTCCATATTCTCCCGTTGGATAAATAGCCACTCTAAAGATATCTGACTGACCGATACTCCCTTCTCTGTCTGATGAGAAGTAAAGCCATTTATCATCTGGAGTCAACGCTGGGTGAGCTGTATTAAAGTTATCCGAATTAAACGGAAGCTCCTCTACATTTGTCCATTTCCCTTCTTCTGATAACATTGCTTTATATATCTTTAAAAGAGTTGACTTATCTTTGTTTAAACGACGTTTTCCCTTTACACTTGTATTGTTACGCGTGAAGTACATCGTCTTGCCATCTTTTGTAAACACAGCTGTTGCTTCGTTTACTTTAGTGTCTAACTCTGGGGCAAACTTAACTGGCTGTTCAAAGGTTCCGTCTGCGTTAATCTTACTGCTATACAAACTCGTAAAACTCTCATTAGTCCAATCGTGTAAACGACTACCTGACTCATGCTCTGTCTGGCGAGCTGTTGTATAAATTAATTGATCTCCGTACAGTGTTGCTCCATAATCAGAATACGCAGTATTTACTCCGATATTCTTTAATTCATAACGCTCTGAGTTGTTCTCTATCTCTTTTAGGTAGCGATCTTTGCTTGCTTCAAAAAGCTGTGCTCTAGAGTCGTTTCCTTCTAGCTTAGAGAACTCCTGCATCATTTGTTTGGACTTGTCGTAATTCTCTACAGATTTTAGCGTCTGAGCGTAGCGATAGTAATACTCTGATGGGATAGCCTCCTTGCCCTTATTGTCATACTCACCGTCAAACAACTGTTCATACCACTTATTGGCCTCTGGTAACTTTCCATTAAAGTAATACGCATCTGCTAATTTCTTTAGCATATCTGCGTTTGTGTACCCTTTGTTAGCGATGCGCTCATAAATTTTGATTGCATCGACATACGCCTGGGTTTGATATTCTTTATCCGCTTTTTTCTCTGCTACCCTCTGTGCCTGAGTATTCACTCCCGCTAAAAGTAACATACCAAATAAGCTTATTTTCAATAGCTCTTTTCTCATAATTGTGTCTTTTTCCTCTTATTCTTCTAGAAGAATCGAGGCGCATTAATCGTACTACGACGGTTAAATAGCTCAAATCTCATAAAGATCTCATGTGATCCTGAGTTGTAGTTGTGCAATTTAGTAGTATCAAAATCATAAGCATATCCAATAAACATATTATCATTCACCTGGAAGCCTGCCAGTGCACTGACTGCTGCATCCCAACGATAAGCTGCCCCTAATGTAAATTTATCATACAACAATACATTAGCTGTCAAGTCCACTTGTAAGGGTGCTCCACTTACTGCTTTTACTAATGCTGCCGGTTTAAACAATACATTCTCACTAACATCAAACACATATCCTCCCATTAGGTAGAAGTGTGCTTTTTGACGCATCACTGTTAGATCTGTATTGCGCTCGTTATCATCGTATCTATTCTGTGTTAAGAAGTTAGGTACTGATAACCCCACATACGCTTTGTCTGAATATAAGTAAACTCCTGCTCCAATATTGGGGCTAAACTTATTGTTGATATTCTCCTGTGAGTGTGGATCGGATGGATTGTGAATGTTTAATTTTGTATAATCCACGTTCAGTAAATTAGCTGTCCCTTTTAATCCAAAAGCTAATTTATAATCTGCGTTCAAATCAATTGCATACGATAAATCTACTGAGATATTATTCTCATCCATCGCTCCTAAACGGTCATTGGTAAAGTTTACACCTAACCCTAGTCCGCTCTCACCTAATGGTGTAGATACAGATACATTCGCTGTCTTAGGGGCTCCATCTAATCCTACCCACTGTGTGCGGTACATCCCAAATACGTTTAACGTTCCTCTACTTCCTGCATAAGCTGGGTTAACCATATTAGTATTATACATATACTGGGTGTATTGCGGGTCTTGTTGAGCTTGCATTTGTGAGAAGCAGCCTAAGGCGATTAAGCTGATTCCGATTTTCTTGATATTTTGTTGAATATTCATATATTCTTACTTATTGCTTTCTAATTGTAGGTAACCTGATTTTTTAATCATGCGTGAACCTTTGGCATCTTTATACTCGTAGTTCACAATGTAATAGTACGTTCCACTTGGTAGTTTTTCGTTCTTATTGATTGTCACACGACCATCCGAATACCCTCTAAATACATTTCCTGCACTATCATAATTACTTGTATTATAAACCTTAACTCCCCAACGGTTATAAACTTCCACTGTGTTATTTGGAAACTTAGTAATGTTGTCAATGATAAAGTAATCATTCTTACCATCTCCATCAGGGGTTACAAGGTTGTAAATAACAATGTCTCCATCTAGGATTAGATCTGTGTTAACTGTCGCTAACGTAAAGAATCCATACCCTCTTACACTAGTAGGAGTTGTAATCTCTTTTTTATCTAAATCGACTACTCCACCTTCGTCTACCCATAACTGCTGTTTGGCATCCCATCGTACAATGTGTAACTCTTTCTCGGGATTAGCTAAAAGCTCTTTAGGGGTAGTGCGCTCATCCCAACTTAACGTTAGCATAATATCTCCTTGACTATTGTCATTACCTTTATCAATGGTCCAATACTCACGAGTATCCAGTAGGTTAATCACTCCTGACTTAGTAGCACGCGCCTTAAAGAAGTTCTTATCATCTAAGTTATACTTACCTTGGTAAGCATCTTTTACATTCTCAGGGGCAGTGATTCTAGCATAGCGATAAAGTCCCTTATCGCCCTTAGGATATTGAAATTCTTCGTTACCAATCTTCTCTACATAGCCCTCTGCGTGACTTCTATCTGTTGGCTTTAATGCTTTAGCTCCTTGGTGAAAAGTAAGCATACCGGCTAAAGAGTCTACCTTGATAATTCCGTCTTTAAAGTCTACACTTCCACGTACATTCGCTTCGTTCTTTAGATCAAAAGCCATGTCCTTTGTTGGGTTGTCTAAAACAACATCAAAGAAGTTTGATGGTTGACTCCCTGTGATAGCTTGCCCACCTGTTGCTTGTTCAAAAGGAGTGAACACTACTTTAGAACCTTTGGCGTTAGTACTGTGCTCGTATAAATTATCATTGTTGAAATTGCTGTAGTAATAAACCGTTCCATCATTCTTCACATAACCTTCTTTCGTATTATCAAAATCATAGATTGTTGACATTACTCCACCTTCTGCTACCGAAATCTTTCCTTGGTTTACCATTACTTGATCTTTCTTAGCTTGCTGAGCTACTACTGTAGCTGGCAACGCTAGACCCAATAAGGCAACTGATTTATATAGTTTTTTTGATTGCATAGTTTTCAGTTTTTAAATACTGTGTTAGTACGAATACTAACACAGTTATTATTCTATTGTCTCACTTTTTGATAAATCATAGGATTAGTAATCAACAATCCATCCCCTTTTAAAGGGACATAAGTATGGAATTCTTTAGTAGGATCCCATCCTTCATCACCTTCTTTATATGGAGTTGGATCTGTAGATTTTACTTTTACTTGACGTTCTGATTTAGGAAGTTTACCTACACCATTTACAGTAGCTCTATTATACACACCTTTTGTGTCAAAAATATCAAACTCAGTTACCACATATGATACTGTAAATGTCCATGTTTCATTTCTATTTAAAACACCATTGTTATTATTATCACCTGATAGAGTTACTCCTTCTTGCATTGGTAAATGAGTATTCTCATCTAGTTTAATAGTAAAGCCAAATAATGGATCTACAATCTCTACATCATAAATATCCATGTCTCCTAGGTTCTTTACATCAAAAGTATATAAGATAGTTTCACCCACCTGTGCATACCCATCTTTACTTTCATCTGCAAAAACACCTTCCTTTTCAATTGTGCAAGTTTCACAGTCTTTTTGTTGTTGACCATAACCAAAACCATACATTCTAGTTACATTAACTACATTTTGAGTAACTTTTATTTCATTTGCAGAAGTATTATTAATATCACTATTCCATGCAATTGAAGATAATTGAACAGTATTTTTAGTTACTTTATCAAATACCTCTAACTCCTCCAAATTACTCGTTTCTGTTCGCTTTCCATACAACTTAACATTTCCCCATTTATCTATAATCACTTGAACTGTAGGGGTAGGATTATTAAAGCGATCTTCTAAATCAAAAACTGCTCCCTGATGAAACATCCAAATATCTTTAATTGTTCCATCTTCCCAAATACCACCAGCTTTAAAACGTACATTTTGCTCTAATCCACCAGCTCTCTGAAACTCTAATTCTTCTTTATAAAGTGGTACTCCATTAATAACCATATTAAAAGAATTATCTAGCTCATAAATATCTAATACAAAACCTCCATCCGTTCCTGGTTGTGTAAAACTCTCTTCAATAACTTTTTTACCACCTAATTCTCCTGCATAATATCCCCATCCAAAACCTTTACCTACTATATCTTGATAACACTCATCTGCACAAGTAATATTAGAAACATGAATTCCACAGTTTGGATCTTGAATACGCTTAGAAAATGTGATATTATCTATAAGTGTATGCCCAAATCCTTTACCTGATTCTAAGGCTCTATCTTGACTACCACGAATAGCAATCTTTACTTGGCGATTAACAACATCATCACATGCAGCTTCTGCGAATGTAAAACTAGCTGTTAATGGTACCCACCCTAAGCTAAATCCTGTAGGTGAGGCTCCTTCAGGTAAACCTACTCCTCCATACTTTAATGGAATTGACGCATAGATATGCCCTGTTTCTTTGTCTAATACATCCATGATCATATAATCTTTATCATGATATGTCACATAAGAATAAATATCTAAAGTATAAACTCTGTCTTTCTCAATTTTCCCTTCTACCTCAAACTCATAAAATGGTTTAATACTTTGTGCTGCTGAAGCAGCTCCTCTTACTAAAAATGCTGATCCATTTACCGCTCCTGACATATCTCTAATAGCTTTTACATTCTCCCATGCTGGTGTCCAGT is a window of Myroides oncorhynchi DNA encoding:
- a CDS encoding gliding motility-associated C-terminal domain-containing protein → MQSKKLYKSVALLGLALPATVVAQQAKKDQVMVNQGKISVAEGGVMSTIYDFDNTKEGYVKNDGTVYYYSNFNNDNLYEHSTNAKGSKVVFTPFEQATGGQAITGSQPSNFFDVVLDNPTKDMAFDLKNEANVRGSVDFKDGIIKVDSLAGMLTFHQGAKALKPTDRSHAEGYVEKIGNEEFQYPKGDKGLYRYARITAPENVKDAYQGKYNLDDKNFFKARATKSGVINLLDTREYWTIDKGNDNSQGDIMLTLSWDERTTPKELLANPEKELHIVRWDAKQQLWVDEGGVVDLDKKEITTPTSVRGYGFFTLATVNTDLILDGDIVIYNLVTPDGDGKNDYFIIDNITKFPNNTVEVYNRWGVKVYNTSNYDSAGNVFRGYSDGRVTINKNEKLPSGTYYYIVNYEYKDAKGSRMIKKSGYLQLESNK
- a CDS encoding OmpA family protein, producing the protein MRKELLKISLFGMLLLAGVNTQAQRVAEKKADKEYQTQAYVDAIKIYERIANKGYTNADMLKKLADAYYFNGKLPEANKWYEQLFDGEYDNKGKEAIPSEYYYRYAQTLKSVENYDKSKQMMQEFSKLEGNDSRAQLFEASKDRYLKEIENNSERYELKNIGVNTAYSDYGATLYGDQLIYTTARQTEHESGSRLHDWTNESFTSLYSSKINADGTFEQPVKFAPELDTKVNEATAVFTKDGKTMYFTRNNTSVKGKRRLNKDKSTLLKIYKAMLSEEGKWTNVEELPFNSDNFNTAHPALTPDDKWLYFSSDREGSIGQSDIFRVAIYPTGEYGNVENVGKKVNTSGRETFPFISKDHFLFFSSDGHPGLGGLDVFVAKINVDGSIGQVTNMGTPINSSTDDFGFYVDNKTRKGFVSSNRANSVGGDDIYFFMEKVCHQILEGIVFDKDTKEVLANAKVTIYNNAYTRVGELMTDDKGYYRVEDLNCNGKYRLKAEAPKYNTEEVIVQMDAIVGGVRKQDIPLEKTEKPIVKDDDLFKKLKLNPIYFDFDKSNIRKDASIELMKVVEVLKEYPTMKIDVRSHTDSRGNDDYNLKLSDRRAKSTVAWIISQGIDASRVTGQGYGETQLQNKCSNGVPCTVEEHQLNRRSEFIVTEL
- a CDS encoding type IX secretion system membrane protein PorP/SprF: MNIQQNIKKIGISLIALGCFSQMQAQQDPQYTQYMYNTNMVNPAYAGSRGTLNVFGMYRTQWVGLDGAPKTANVSVSTPLGESGLGLGVNFTNDRLGAMDENNISVDLSYAIDLNADYKLAFGLKGTANLLNVDYTKLNIHNPSDPHSQENINNKFSPNIGAGVYLYSDKAYVGLSVPNFLTQNRYDDNERNTDLTVMRQKAHFYLMGGYVFDVSENVLFKPAALVKAVSGAPLQVDLTANVLLYDKFTLGAAYRWDAAVSALAGFQVNDNMFIGYAYDFDTTKLHNYNSGSHEIFMRFELFNRRSTINAPRFF